Proteins encoded together in one Planctomyces sp. SH-PL14 window:
- a CDS encoding ABC transporter permease, translating into MITFTRVLWKEFRAQSHVWLALTIGILLLQFLITSVMLLSESRIGNDHVQAMLAVTIVVGVCHSAASCAILFAGEREDETALFLRTFPIPRASLLGGKLTYVVLSGLAMLAVGIAMALTIAALNGSGTGPLLPNAGIIARSLIGAAAWGLLFSLLLDRVINALGFAIIAEFATVAVTGNLFGDGARDVAYWTIVLAVLGLDLGLAARWAAGANFSLSETLSNRTAGRAARRSRWLGLLQRLAARGMPASRATGALLWRELRSIVPFLLGFSLLGFLTVVVGMRWEGGIPFNGLFFYLIPIACGFMAGGSDQGRHTYRFLTDRGVSPYRIWTVKIATWLLAGIALTALFALVDAVANGRPDPYGRRTLNLLAEIRQNIQAPGSEPPPPGESPSVESRVLQRHFIASTWMLLFVVGQLAAFWHQKPVVGAAVGVGLSFLVSAWQFTLVAGDVPLPLASWPLVAAGLAATAYMSPQWLLEDRSWRAFGRRAAWIALPVVAVLLAARTYRIATVAVSRPTQIAWEGVKLPAGWLIDLRSPVLRELLAIDAQQALRTTGQEPLRHTVLSMVLAFREAAKSLREAGELDREWTAIRDMLAEIRRHSELVENWMEWNQCVNQTQFVLMMARDWATDPRQTDERLARAIADIRGENEILTPLPMLQNRYIRWRQFLDGQDISGSSMGEFQLSTTLMAMGIASGEIERTRRLMETITVGEMEAVRELIDLSRSGRLADDQFQRYWTAAATWSSMRRAMAEPLDLYRKMQTTILLPPDLRWGGMALIVPVKSHVRYVSRLGRYVLLTFFPQQARCHLASVRGTEITLRLRRHALRHGTFPDTLDALVKDGSGAVPSDPFSDTDFLYYPAGFPLRFDINEAAGIPSGPDRERSIPAGQPLLLSVGPGDARVLHDREVGDDHLEAVPRETPLRTGFLLGDAFGELDKPDTERVRFLILD; encoded by the coding sequence ATGATCACCTTCACCCGCGTCCTCTGGAAGGAGTTCCGGGCCCAGTCCCACGTCTGGCTCGCCCTGACAATCGGGATCCTGCTCCTGCAGTTCCTCATCACCTCCGTCATGCTCCTGTCGGAGTCCCGCATCGGGAACGATCACGTTCAGGCGATGCTGGCGGTGACCATCGTCGTCGGCGTCTGCCATTCCGCCGCGAGCTGCGCGATCCTGTTCGCCGGCGAGCGGGAGGATGAGACTGCCCTCTTCCTGCGGACATTTCCCATTCCCCGGGCCTCGCTGCTAGGCGGGAAGCTCACCTACGTCGTGCTCAGCGGGCTGGCGATGCTCGCGGTCGGGATCGCCATGGCGCTGACGATCGCCGCGCTCAATGGCTCCGGAACCGGGCCGCTGCTGCCCAACGCCGGCATCATCGCCCGATCCCTCATCGGAGCGGCCGCGTGGGGGCTCCTCTTCTCGCTCCTCCTGGACCGGGTCATCAACGCGCTCGGATTCGCGATCATCGCCGAGTTCGCCACCGTCGCGGTCACCGGAAACCTCTTCGGCGACGGCGCGCGCGACGTCGCGTACTGGACCATCGTCCTCGCGGTGCTCGGCCTCGACCTGGGCCTCGCCGCGCGATGGGCCGCCGGCGCGAACTTTTCGCTGAGCGAAACGCTTTCGAACCGGACGGCCGGCCGCGCGGCACGGAGGTCCCGCTGGCTGGGCCTCCTGCAACGTCTCGCCGCGCGGGGAATGCCGGCCTCCCGCGCCACGGGAGCGCTCCTCTGGCGGGAACTCCGCAGCATCGTTCCGTTCCTCCTGGGGTTCTCCCTGCTCGGGTTCCTGACGGTCGTGGTCGGCATGCGCTGGGAAGGGGGAATCCCCTTCAACGGACTCTTCTTCTATCTCATCCCGATCGCCTGCGGGTTCATGGCGGGGGGGAGCGACCAGGGACGTCACACCTACCGCTTCCTCACCGACCGGGGTGTCTCGCCGTATCGGATCTGGACGGTCAAGATTGCGACCTGGCTGCTGGCGGGGATCGCGCTGACGGCCCTCTTCGCCCTCGTCGACGCCGTCGCCAACGGCCGGCCCGACCCGTACGGCCGCAGGACGCTCAACCTTCTGGCGGAGATCCGCCAGAACATCCAGGCGCCCGGGTCTGAGCCTCCTCCGCCGGGGGAATCGCCCAGCGTGGAGTCCCGCGTGCTCCAGCGCCACTTCATCGCCTCGACCTGGATGCTCCTGTTCGTGGTGGGCCAGCTGGCCGCCTTCTGGCATCAGAAGCCGGTCGTGGGGGCCGCCGTCGGGGTGGGGCTGAGCTTCCTGGTGAGCGCCTGGCAGTTCACGCTGGTGGCAGGCGACGTCCCGTTGCCGCTCGCCTCCTGGCCCCTCGTCGCCGCCGGACTCGCGGCGACCGCGTACATGAGTCCGCAGTGGCTGCTCGAGGACCGCTCGTGGCGCGCCTTCGGCCGCCGCGCCGCGTGGATCGCTCTCCCGGTGGTGGCCGTCCTGCTCGCGGCTCGGACCTATCGAATCGCAACGGTCGCGGTCTCCCGGCCGACCCAGATCGCCTGGGAAGGGGTCAAGCTCCCGGCCGGATGGCTCATCGACCTCCGCTCGCCGGTCCTCCGGGAGCTGCTGGCGATCGACGCGCAACAAGCCCTGCGAACGACCGGCCAGGAGCCGCTGCGACACACGGTGTTGTCCATGGTTCTGGCTTTCCGGGAAGCGGCGAAGTCCCTGCGGGAAGCGGGCGAGCTCGACCGGGAGTGGACCGCGATCCGCGACATGCTGGCCGAGATCCGGCGGCACTCGGAGCTGGTCGAAAACTGGATGGAGTGGAACCAGTGCGTCAACCAGACGCAGTTCGTGCTGATGATGGCGAGAGACTGGGCCACCGATCCCCGCCAGACGGACGAGCGGCTCGCGCGGGCGATCGCCGACATCCGCGGGGAGAACGAGATCCTGACGCCGCTTCCGATGCTGCAGAACCGCTATATCCGCTGGCGGCAGTTCCTCGACGGCCAGGACATCAGCGGCTCCTCGATGGGAGAGTTCCAGCTGTCGACGACGCTGATGGCGATGGGGATCGCCAGCGGTGAGATCGAACGGACCCGGCGACTCATGGAGACGATCACGGTCGGCGAAATGGAAGCGGTCCGCGAGCTGATCGACTTGAGTCGGAGCGGCCGCCTGGCTGACGACCAGTTTCAGCGGTACTGGACCGCGGCCGCCACCTGGTCGTCGATGAGGCGGGCGATGGCCGAGCCGCTCGACCTGTACCGGAAGATGCAAACGACCATTCTGCTCCCGCCGGACCTGAGGTGGGGGGGAATGGCGCTGATTGTCCCCGTGAAGTCCCACGTGCGTTACGTCTCCCGGCTGGGACGCTACGTCCTGCTGACCTTCTTCCCGCAACAGGCGCGGTGCCATCTGGCCAGCGTCCGCGGGACGGAAATCACCCTGCGCCTCCGGCGGCACGCGCTGCGGCACGGAACGTTTCCGGACACGCTCGACGCCCTGGTCAAAGACGGCAGCGGCGCCGTCCCGTCCGATCCCTTCTCCGATACCGACTTCCTCTACTATCCCGCCGGATTTCCGCTGCGGTTCGACATCAACGAGGCAGCCGGAATCCCGTCCGGCCCCGACCGCGAGCGCTCGATCCCCGCCGGACAGCCCCTGCTGCTGAGCGTCGGCCCCGGAGACGCACGCGTCTTGCACGATCGCGAGGTAGGCGACGACCATCTGGAAGCGGTTCCGCGGGAGACCCCGCTGCGGACCGGCTTCCTGCTCGGCGACGCATTCGGCGAACTGGACAAACCGGACACCGAGCGCGTCCGGTTTCTGATTCTGGATTGA
- a CDS encoding ABC transporter ATP-binding protein, whose amino-acid sequence MNPVVRLDRVSKRFGHVQALDDVSLQITPGSVCALLGANGAGKSTALKILLGLEQADSGKTEVLGMSSATHGLEIRQRVGYVAERPSLYEWMTVAEIGWFAAGFYPSGFQRVYQQYVDRFGLDERQKIRNLSKGMKSKVALALSLAHRPDLLILDEPTSGLDPLVRREFLESMIDIAAEGRTVLLSSHQVHEVERVADTVAILLNGKLVCVERLEDLKQSAREVVITMPDLKTPPPDLPGRLLGRAAFGHEHILVIRDLDEDLLGPQMTAANLAYEVRRPSLEDILLTLLRESRHRAAESREEATAPAAAHAGTEER is encoded by the coding sequence ATGAATCCCGTTGTCCGGCTGGATCGCGTCTCCAAGCGCTTCGGCCACGTACAGGCCCTCGACGACGTCTCGCTCCAGATCACCCCCGGCTCGGTCTGCGCGCTGTTGGGAGCCAACGGCGCGGGAAAGAGCACCGCCCTCAAGATCCTGCTCGGGCTCGAGCAGGCGGACTCCGGCAAGACCGAAGTCCTGGGGATGTCGAGCGCGACCCACGGACTGGAGATCCGGCAGCGGGTCGGCTACGTCGCCGAGCGGCCGTCCCTCTATGAGTGGATGACCGTCGCGGAGATCGGCTGGTTCGCCGCCGGCTTCTACCCCAGCGGCTTCCAGCGGGTCTACCAGCAGTACGTCGACCGCTTCGGCCTCGATGAGCGGCAGAAGATCCGCAATCTCTCGAAGGGGATGAAGTCCAAGGTCGCGCTCGCCCTCTCGCTGGCCCACCGCCCCGACCTCCTGATTCTCGACGAGCCGACCTCCGGCCTCGACCCGCTCGTCCGCCGCGAGTTCCTGGAGAGCATGATCGACATCGCCGCCGAAGGGCGGACGGTCCTCCTCTCCAGCCACCAGGTCCACGAGGTCGAGCGGGTGGCCGACACCGTCGCCATCCTCCTCAACGGCAAGCTCGTCTGCGTGGAGCGGCTCGAGGACCTCAAGCAGTCTGCCCGCGAAGTCGTCATCACGATGCCCGACCTCAAGACCCCGCCCCCCGATCTTCCGGGGCGGCTCCTGGGCCGGGCCGCCTTCGGGCATGAACACATCCTGGTCATCCGCGATCTCGACGAAGACCTTCTCGGTCCGCAGATGACGGCGGCCAACCTCGCGTACGAAGTCCGCCGCCCGAGCCTGGAAGACATCCTCCTCACGCTGCTCCGCGAGTCGCGGCATCGCGCCGCCGAGAGCCGCGAAGAGGCGACCGCCCCGGCCGCCGCCCACGCCGGAACGGAGGAGCGCTGA
- a CDS encoding GntR family transcriptional regulator, whose product MHFALHFSNGIPIYEQIVRHIKFAVANGGLVVGEHIPSVREAAAQLAVNPNTVARAYRELQAAGILIPIRGTGLAVTPEAPQRCRSERLELIRDRLRSVLSEARQNEITPEEIRQLVESELLRFA is encoded by the coding sequence ATGCACTTCGCTCTGCACTTCTCCAACGGCATCCCGATCTACGAACAGATCGTCCGCCACATCAAGTTCGCCGTCGCCAACGGCGGCCTCGTGGTGGGAGAACACATCCCCTCCGTCCGGGAAGCCGCCGCCCAGCTGGCGGTCAATCCCAACACCGTCGCCCGCGCCTACCGGGAACTCCAGGCGGCCGGAATCCTGATCCCCATCCGCGGGACCGGGCTGGCCGTCACCCCCGAGGCTCCGCAGCGGTGCCGGTCCGAACGCCTGGAACTCATCCGGGACCGACTCCGGTCAGTCCTCTCCGAGGCCCGGCAGAACGAAATCACCCCCGAAGAAATCCGGCAATTGGTCGAATCGGAACTTCTTCGTTTCGCTTGA
- a CDS encoding helix-turn-helix transcriptional regulator — protein MVMPKGNRGSGQVRKIQRLFKVVERLQTGRRHSAAELAHLCSCSVRTTFRDIKLLTDAGLPITHDDSRQGYWIPSERTFPTSSSLNKEEAVGIFLACDELGKRVPFLRPARDAALKLLGHLPAEARSELKDIGDTIQIHLGAMVKAEPVESVFQVLFDGLSSRTKVRVGYDSLAERQRISTLVSPYAMFFGVRAWYLVGRSSVHRSVHTFNLSRILSATGTTDPFTIPPRFTIARFLGNAWNLIPTAAKDVRIVIRFLPPRAADVEQVRWHKTQETRWNDDGSLQFEATVSGLAEVTSWVLGYGQHAQVLEPPALQQAIVEHARNMLKHY, from the coding sequence ATGGTGATGCCGAAGGGGAACCGCGGCTCCGGCCAGGTCCGGAAGATCCAGCGGCTGTTCAAGGTCGTCGAGCGACTCCAGACCGGACGCCGCCACTCCGCGGCGGAACTCGCCCACCTCTGCTCCTGCAGTGTCCGCACAACCTTCCGCGACATCAAGCTCCTGACCGACGCCGGGCTCCCCATCACTCACGATGACAGCCGGCAGGGCTACTGGATCCCGAGCGAGCGGACGTTTCCGACCTCGTCGTCCCTCAACAAGGAGGAGGCGGTCGGCATCTTCCTGGCGTGCGACGAACTCGGAAAGCGGGTCCCCTTTCTCCGCCCGGCCCGCGACGCCGCGCTGAAGCTGCTCGGGCACCTCCCGGCGGAAGCCCGATCGGAGCTGAAGGACATCGGCGACACGATCCAGATCCACCTGGGGGCGATGGTTAAGGCCGAGCCGGTGGAGTCGGTGTTCCAGGTCCTGTTCGACGGTCTCAGTTCGCGGACCAAGGTGCGGGTCGGTTACGACAGTCTTGCGGAGCGGCAGCGGATTTCGACGCTGGTTTCTCCTTATGCAATGTTCTTCGGAGTGCGGGCCTGGTACCTGGTGGGGCGGTCATCGGTCCACCGGTCGGTCCACACCTTCAACCTCTCGCGGATCCTGAGTGCGACCGGAACTACGGACCCTTTCACCATTCCTCCCCGCTTCACGATCGCGCGGTTCCTGGGAAATGCGTGGAACCTGATCCCGACTGCTGCCAAGGATGTGCGGATCGTGATTCGCTTTCTTCCTCCCCGGGCGGCCGACGTCGAGCAGGTCCGGTGGCATAAGACGCAGGAGACGCGGTGGAACGACGATGGGAGCCTGCAGTTCGAGGCGACTGTCAGCGGTCTGGCCGAAGTGACGTCGTGGGTGCTGGGCTATGGTCAGCACGCGCAGGTGCTGGAGCCGCCGGCATTGCAGCAGGCGATCGTGGAGCATGCCAGAAACATGCTCAAGCACTATTGA
- a CDS encoding DegT/DnrJ/EryC1/StrS family aminotransferase — protein sequence MTDLEWTTLVSEAALQPRLLSGAPALPCTHASSARTDDAVRAVLAELAATRAWSAYEGPALRRLSDSLGRIHEKLPSCLCCSGTVGVELGLKGLNVGPGDEVILSAYDFRGNFSNVCHLGATPVLVDLRPEDGQVDPEQIASAVTGKTRAVVVSHLHGGIVDMPRVREIADSHGIGVLEDACQAPGAEVAGRPAGGWGDVAVWSFGGSKLVSAGRGGAVASARDDVLQRVRVYSRRGNDAYPLSELQAAVVEPQWERLAEDNARRAQGAQWLCEALREAKVDSLVPWVTAFEGRAFYKLGFWYDASRAGGLSRDAFAAAVRAEGVPLDPGFRALHLSHARRRYRAVGPLPHATAADASVLTLHHSLLLADRPAILGAAAAIARVAAHGEEIRRRGLAEPVRPAGALESE from the coding sequence ATGACCGATTTGGAGTGGACCACTCTTGTCAGCGAAGCCGCTTTGCAGCCTCGCCTTCTCAGTGGCGCCCCGGCCCTTCCCTGCACACACGCCTCGTCCGCCAGAACGGATGACGCCGTTCGGGCGGTCCTGGCAGAGCTGGCCGCGACGCGGGCGTGGTCCGCGTACGAAGGGCCGGCTCTCAGGAGACTATCCGACAGCCTCGGCCGAATCCATGAAAAGTTACCGAGTTGCCTTTGCTGCAGCGGCACGGTCGGCGTCGAACTCGGGTTGAAGGGGTTGAACGTGGGCCCCGGGGATGAAGTCATCCTCTCCGCTTACGATTTTCGTGGCAACTTCAGCAACGTCTGTCATTTGGGAGCGACCCCCGTCCTGGTCGACCTGCGGCCCGAGGATGGACAGGTCGATCCGGAGCAGATCGCCTCCGCAGTCACTGGCAAGACCCGTGCCGTCGTCGTGTCGCATCTCCACGGCGGAATTGTCGACATGCCGCGGGTCCGCGAGATCGCCGACTCGCACGGCATCGGAGTGCTCGAGGACGCCTGCCAGGCACCGGGGGCGGAGGTCGCCGGGCGTCCCGCCGGAGGGTGGGGAGACGTGGCCGTCTGGAGTTTCGGGGGCTCGAAGCTCGTGTCGGCCGGCCGGGGAGGCGCCGTGGCAAGCGCCCGGGACGACGTGCTGCAGCGGGTCCGGGTCTATTCCCGCCGCGGGAACGACGCCTACCCGCTCTCCGAACTCCAGGCCGCGGTGGTCGAGCCGCAGTGGGAGCGGCTGGCCGAAGACAATGCGCGCCGCGCTCAGGGGGCGCAGTGGCTGTGCGAGGCTCTGCGGGAGGCGAAGGTCGACAGCCTCGTCCCGTGGGTGACGGCGTTCGAGGGGCGGGCCTTCTATAAGCTCGGGTTCTGGTACGACGCGTCGCGGGCCGGGGGGCTCTCCCGGGATGCCTTCGCCGCCGCGGTGCGGGCCGAGGGGGTTCCGCTCGATCCGGGATTCCGGGCCCTCCACCTCTCGCACGCCCGCCGCCGGTACCGGGCGGTCGGACCGCTCCCGCACGCCACGGCCGCCGACGCGTCGGTCCTGACGCTGCATCATTCACTTCTCCTGGCGGATCGTCCCGCGATCCTCGGGGCCGCGGCGGCCATTGCCCGCGTGGCGGCCCACGGGGAGGAGATCCGCCGCCGCGGCCTTGCGGAGCCGGTCCGGCCGGCCGGCGCTCTCGAGAGCGAATGA
- the yajC gene encoding preprotein translocase subunit YajC, producing the protein MEDSLVTLAQAQAPGSGGGLSSSGLMLGMIGAIVVMLFMQFRSQRREHGERISMLKALKKGDPILTTSGILGTVVSVAEDFSEIVVKVDDNCRLRMKPEAIRDVIRKVESKS; encoded by the coding sequence ATGGAAGATTCACTGGTCACGCTCGCCCAGGCGCAGGCTCCCGGTTCGGGAGGCGGCCTTTCGAGTTCCGGGCTGATGCTCGGAATGATCGGGGCGATCGTGGTCATGCTGTTCATGCAGTTCCGCTCCCAGCGGCGCGAGCACGGCGAACGGATCTCCATGCTGAAGGCACTGAAGAAGGGGGACCCGATCCTGACGACGTCAGGCATTCTCGGGACCGTCGTCTCGGTGGCGGAGGACTTCTCTGAGATCGTGGTCAAGGTGGATGACAACTGCCGACTGCGAATGAAGCCGGAAGCGATTCGTGACGTGATCCGAAAAGTCGAGTCAAAGTCATAG